In Blastococcus saxobsidens DD2, the genomic stretch TCGTTGCGCAGCTGGAGCGCCCCGTCGGGCAGCTGCGGGGAGTCCTTGTCGCCGGCGCCGGAGGACAGCTCGGTGACGGGGGCCGGGATGTTGGCGACGGCCCAGTGCCAGAAGCCGCTGGCGGTGGGGGCGTCGGGGTCGTACACGGTGACGGCGAAGCTCCTGGTGCCCTCGGGGAAGCCCGACCAGGACAGCTGCGGTGAGCGGTCCTCGCCGCCGGCGCCCATGACGCCGCTGACGTGCGGCATCGGCAGCACCTGCCCGTCGGTCACGTCGCTGCTGGTGACGTCGAAGCCCGGTACCTGCGGCAGGAAGTCGTACGGGTTCGGCGGGGTGGGCCGGTCGGCCATGGTGGTCGCCTCCTCGGTAGTGGTGGAACGGCTGGTCGGATGCGCGCGCCGTCCTCCGTCGGACCCTAGGCAGCCGAGGACGGCGGCGCCCGTCGACGGGGGCCGCCGCAGAGATACCCCGGGATGGGGGACCGCAGGTTCCGGAGACGTGGACCGGGCTCGTCGCCGGTAGCGTCGCACCGTGGCCACTCCGCGATCGGTCGGTCTCCCCGACGGCGTCCGTGCCTGCCTGTTCGACCTCGACGGCGTCCTCACCCGCACCGCGACGGTCCACATGGCGGCCTGGAAGCGCACCTTCGACGAGTTCCTGCGCTCGCGCGACCCCGGGGCGCCGGAGTTCTCGCAGGAGGACTACAACCTGCACGTCGACGGCAAGCCACGGGCCGACGGGGTGCGGGACTTCCTCGCCAGCCGGGGCATCACCCTGCCCGAGGGTGGCCCTGACGACCCGGCCGACGCCGCCACCGTCCAGGTGGTCGCGAGCCGGAAGAACGAGCTGGTGCTGGCCGAGCTCGACGAGCACGGGGTCGAGGTCTACGCGGGCTCGATCCGCTACCTGCGTGCCGTGCGGGACGCCGGGCTGGCGACGGCCGTGGTGACCGCCTCGGCCAACGGCGAGCACGTGATGCGGGCCGGTGGGTTCGCCGACCTGATCGACGTCCGGATCGACGGGGTCGTGGCCAAGCGCGACCAGCTGCGCGGCAAGCCCGCCCCCGACACGTTCCTCGCCGGTGCCCGAGCCCTCGGCGTCCCACCGGAGGAGGCGGTCGTGTTCGAGGACGCCCTCGCCGGGGTGGCCGCCGGACGGGCGGGTGCCTTCGCCTTCGTGGTCGGGGTCGACCGGGTCGGGCACGCCGGCGGACTCCGGGAGTCCGGCGCCGACGTCGTGGTGCAGGACCTCGCCGAGCTGCTGGGGGAGGAGGGCGGGTGACCGAGGGCCGGGCCTCGTTCCCCATCGAGCCCTGGGCGCTGACCGAGGTCGGGCTGGACCATGCCTCCCTCGCGGTGCACGAGTCGGTGTTCTCGCTGGCCAACGGGCACATCGGGATGCGCGGGTCGTTCGAGGAGGGCGAGCCGGTCGCCGTCCCCGGTACGTACCTCAACGGGTTCTACGAGCAGCGGCCGCTGCCCTACGCCGAGGTCGGCTACGGGTTCCCTGAGCAAGGCCAGACCGTCGTGAACGTGACCGACGGCAAGCTCATCCGGCTGCTCGTCAAGGACTCGCCGCTGGATCTGAACTACGGCGAGATCATCGACCACCGGCGGACTCTCGACCTGCGGGGCGGGGTCCTCCGCCGGGCCACGGAGTGGCGCTCCCCGGGCGGGCGGACGGTGCGGATCACCAGCACCCGGCTGGTCTCCCTGGTCCGCCGGTCGGTCGCGGCCATCCAGTACCAGGTCGAGGTCACCGACGACCTGGGTGACCTGTACGTGTCCCTGCAGTCGGACCTGCTGGCCAACGAGACCGCCGGCCAGAGCAGCGTCGACGGCGATCCCCGGGCGGCGGCCGCGCTGGCCGAGCCGCTGGAGTGCGAGCTGGCCGTCGGGCGTGGCCGGCGGGCGGTCCTCGTGCACCGCACCAAGCGCAGCCGGCTGCGAGTCGCCGCCGGCATGGACCACGTGATCGAGATCCCCGACACCAGCACCGAGGACCTCGAGGCCAGCGGTGACCTCGCCCGCTACGCCCTTGCCGCCCGCATCCCGCCGCACGGCGTGCTGACGCTGACCAAGTACCTCGCCTACGGCTGGTCCTCGCGCCGGTCGGCCCCGGCGGTGCGCGACCAGGTCGAGGGCGCTCTGGCCACCGCCAAGCTGGCCGGGTTCCAGCGCCTGCTGCGCGAGCAGCGCGAGCTGCTGGACCAGCACTGGGAGGACGCCGACGTCGAGATCGAGGGCGACGACGAGCTCCAACAGGCGGTACGGGTGGGCATGTTCCACCTGCTGCAGGCCGGCCTGCGCGGGGAGCGGCAGCCGATCCCGGCCAAGGGGCTCACCGG encodes the following:
- a CDS encoding YbhB/YbcL family Raf kinase inhibitor-like protein produces the protein MADRPTPPNPYDFLPQVPGFDVTSSDVTDGQVLPMPHVSGVMGAGGEDRSPQLSWSGFPEGTRSFAVTVYDPDAPTASGFWHWAVANIPAPVTELSSGAGDKDSPQLPDGALQLRNDGGFAGYVGAAPPAGHGPHRYFVVVHAVDTDRLDVDADTTPAVLGFNLFFHTLARATMVLTYEQP
- a CDS encoding HAD family hydrolase, whose amino-acid sequence is MATPRSVGLPDGVRACLFDLDGVLTRTATVHMAAWKRTFDEFLRSRDPGAPEFSQEDYNLHVDGKPRADGVRDFLASRGITLPEGGPDDPADAATVQVVASRKNELVLAELDEHGVEVYAGSIRYLRAVRDAGLATAVVTASANGEHVMRAGGFADLIDVRIDGVVAKRDQLRGKPAPDTFLAGARALGVPPEEAVVFEDALAGVAAGRAGAFAFVVGVDRVGHAGGLRESGADVVVQDLAELLGEEGG